From the Streptomyces sp. Tu 2975 genome, one window contains:
- a CDS encoding toxin-antitoxin system, toxin component, translated as MRRLCGELVGGIDLPAPAEPTDLYSALCRGMSKRRGRPVRYRMASFPPGTASGLWLDMAEQDLVVIEERTAPDHQLVILGHELWHMKAGHCSHHVEGAAVAARLLSDEADLQATVLKVAARTRFDQAEENEAESFGLLLGSKCRAWLAGSNGRGPVRRDGLAGRIEASLGYRGPQG; from the coding sequence ATGCGCCGGCTGTGCGGCGAGCTGGTCGGCGGAATCGATCTGCCCGCACCGGCAGAACCCACAGACCTCTACTCCGCCCTGTGCCGGGGCATGAGCAAACGCCGTGGCAGGCCCGTGCGTTACCGCATGGCGTCCTTCCCTCCGGGCACCGCCAGCGGGCTGTGGCTCGACATGGCCGAGCAGGACCTCGTGGTGATCGAGGAGCGCACCGCTCCTGACCATCAGCTGGTGATTCTCGGCCATGAGCTGTGGCACATGAAGGCCGGACACTGCAGCCACCACGTCGAGGGCGCCGCCGTCGCCGCACGGCTGCTGTCCGACGAGGCCGACCTCCAGGCGACCGTACTCAAGGTCGCCGCCCGTACCCGCTTCGACCAGGCAGAGGAGAACGAGGCCGAGAGCTTCGGCCTGCTGCTCGGCAGCAAGTGCCGTGCCTGGCTGGCCGGTTCGAACGGAAGAGGTCCGGTCCGGCGCGACGGGCTGGCCGGCCGCATCGAGGCGTCGCTGGGATACCGCGGGCCACAGGGCTGA
- a CDS encoding ROK family protein → MNGNHSGSTRAGTGGRTPMEPKADRETVRRHNLSLVLRTVRDQVEATRAGVAARVGLTRAAVSSLVEQLIDSGFLSESGKTFSGQAGRPGTVLKVARTGLAGIGVEINVDYVAVCVVDLAGTDRVRLVEHLDNRGAAPAEVFGRAARIAARALASATEQELRPVGAELALPGLISGGSVLQAPNLGWTSVPAEIPFAEALAALRPGLPALPVRSENEANLAALAELWFGGLGDVRSFLYLTGEIGVGGALVLDGELLRGANGFAGEIGHVSVSDDGPLCRCGSHGCLEQYAGQAALLRAAGLDERAGAAGMAELEHRARTGDDAALAALAGAGRALGRAVSGAVNLFDPDAVVLGGVYRPLMPWLGPPTGAELEARVVSGLWSPTSARLRASSPAADAARGAAALVVQDVLADPVAYAPRPSA, encoded by the coding sequence ATGAACGGCAATCACTCAGGCAGCACCCGCGCCGGGACGGGCGGCCGGACTCCGATGGAGCCGAAGGCCGACCGCGAAACCGTGCGCCGGCACAACCTCAGCCTGGTCCTGCGGACGGTCCGCGACCAGGTCGAGGCCACCCGCGCCGGTGTCGCGGCACGCGTGGGGCTGACCCGTGCCGCCGTCTCCTCCCTCGTCGAGCAGCTGATCGACAGCGGCTTCCTGTCCGAGTCGGGCAAGACCTTCAGCGGCCAGGCGGGCCGGCCGGGCACGGTGCTCAAGGTCGCGCGCACCGGCCTCGCGGGCATCGGCGTCGAGATCAACGTCGACTACGTCGCGGTGTGCGTCGTCGACCTCGCCGGCACCGACCGGGTGCGGCTCGTGGAGCATCTGGACAACCGGGGCGCCGCGCCGGCCGAGGTGTTCGGCCGCGCCGCCCGGATCGCGGCTCGCGCGCTGGCGTCGGCGACCGAGCAGGAACTGCGGCCGGTCGGCGCCGAGCTGGCCCTGCCGGGACTGATCTCCGGCGGCTCGGTGCTGCAGGCGCCCAACCTGGGCTGGACCTCCGTACCGGCGGAGATCCCGTTCGCCGAGGCCCTCGCGGCGCTGCGGCCGGGCCTGCCCGCCCTGCCGGTCCGCTCCGAGAACGAGGCGAACCTCGCCGCGCTCGCCGAGCTGTGGTTCGGCGGCCTCGGCGACGTACGCAGCTTCCTGTACCTGACGGGCGAGATCGGGGTCGGCGGGGCGCTGGTGCTGGACGGCGAACTGCTGCGCGGGGCGAACGGGTTCGCCGGCGAGATCGGCCACGTCTCCGTCTCGGACGACGGCCCGCTGTGCCGGTGCGGGTCCCACGGCTGCCTGGAGCAGTACGCCGGCCAGGCCGCGCTGCTGCGCGCCGCCGGCCTCGACGAACGCGCCGGAGCGGCGGGCATGGCGGAACTGGAACACCGTGCCCGCACGGGCGACGACGCCGCGCTCGCCGCGCTGGCAGGGGCGGGCCGGGCGCTGGGTCGCGCGGTGTCGGGCGCGGTGAATCTCTTCGACCCGGACGCGGTCGTCCTCGGCGGCGTCTACCGGCCCCTGATGCCGTGGCTGGGCCCGCCGACGGGCGCGGAACTGGAGGCCCGCGTGGTCTCCGGCCTGTGGTCCCCGACGAGCGCCCGCCTGCGGGCGTCCTCCCCCGCGGCGGACGCCGCCCGGGGGGCTGCGGCCCTCGTCGTCCAGGACGTCCTGGCCGACCCGGTGGCGTACGCGCCGCGTCCGTCGGCCTGA
- a CDS encoding FAD-dependent monooxygenase, giving the protein MSSDPVRTSRNRPRRAVVIGGGLAGMLTAGVLREYAEEVTVVERDVLPEGPLSRRSLPQAHHAHLLWSGGARAMESLLPGTTDRWLAAGARRIPLPTGLVSMSAQGWFRRFPEMQFLIACSRDLLDWVVRDQVLTSPRVTVLRRTELLGLEGGAGRVTGVRVRGEETGERVLSADLVVDASGRGSRAPEWLKALGVGDVREEKVDSGLAYASRIFRAPAGSEEYPVVNVQADAREPRPGCTATIVPVEGGRWLVTLSGTRGGQPTNAADEFEDFARSVRHPVVAELIAHAEPLTDVVVSRSTVNRRRYYEKLRDWPEGFVAVGDSVATYNPVYGHGMSVAAQGVLALRRALALHGMDSPGLARRVQRSLAGPVGTAWDLATGQDILYPGAIGKDPGAAANVLRHYVDRLMLTATGRPLVAKALFDVMTLSAPTSSLLKPEIALAVLRGPALKPLAGPPLSDDELRIAKEPRGEREADPADA; this is encoded by the coding sequence ATGAGCAGCGATCCCGTGAGAACCAGCAGGAACAGACCCCGCAGAGCCGTGGTGATCGGCGGCGGCCTGGCCGGCATGCTGACGGCCGGCGTCCTTCGCGAGTACGCGGAGGAGGTCACCGTCGTCGAGCGCGACGTCCTGCCGGAGGGGCCGCTGTCCCGCAGGAGCCTCCCCCAGGCGCACCACGCGCACCTGTTGTGGTCGGGCGGGGCGCGGGCGATGGAGTCGCTGCTGCCGGGCACCACGGACCGCTGGCTCGCCGCGGGCGCCCGCAGGATCCCGCTGCCGACCGGGCTGGTGTCGATGTCGGCACAGGGCTGGTTCCGCCGCTTCCCGGAGATGCAGTTCCTCATCGCCTGCAGCCGGGACCTGCTCGACTGGGTCGTACGGGACCAGGTGCTCACGAGCCCCCGGGTCACCGTCCTGCGGCGGACCGAACTGCTGGGCCTCGAGGGCGGCGCAGGCCGTGTCACCGGCGTACGGGTGCGCGGCGAGGAGACAGGCGAGCGGGTGCTCTCCGCCGACCTGGTCGTCGACGCGAGCGGCCGGGGATCGCGGGCGCCCGAGTGGCTGAAGGCCCTGGGCGTGGGCGACGTCCGGGAGGAGAAGGTCGACTCCGGGCTCGCGTACGCCAGCAGGATCTTCCGCGCCCCGGCGGGCTCGGAGGAGTACCCGGTCGTCAACGTGCAGGCCGACGCCCGTGAGCCCAGACCGGGCTGCACGGCCACGATCGTGCCCGTCGAGGGCGGCCGGTGGCTGGTGACGCTGTCCGGCACGCGCGGCGGGCAGCCGACGAACGCCGCCGACGAGTTCGAGGACTTCGCCCGCTCCGTCCGCCACCCCGTCGTCGCCGAGCTCATCGCCCACGCCGAACCCCTGACGGACGTCGTCGTCTCCCGCAGCACCGTCAACCGCCGGCGCTACTACGAGAAGCTGCGTGACTGGCCGGAGGGCTTCGTCGCCGTCGGCGACTCGGTCGCCACCTACAACCCCGTCTACGGGCACGGCATGTCGGTCGCCGCCCAGGGCGTCCTCGCGCTGCGGCGGGCGCTGGCCCTGCACGGCATGGACTCCCCCGGGCTCGCGCGCCGGGTGCAGCGCTCGCTCGCCGGGCCGGTGGGCACGGCGTGGGACCTGGCCACCGGACAGGACATCCTCTACCCCGGGGCGATCGGCAAGGACCCCGGCGCCGCGGCGAACGTGCTCCGGCATTACGTCGACCGGCTGATGCTCACCGCGACAGGACGGCCGCTCGTCGCCAAGGCCCTGTTCGACGTGATGACGCTGTCCGCGCCGACCAGTTCACTGCTGAAGCCGGAGATCGCGCTCGCGGTGCTCCGCGGCCCGGCACTGAAGCCGCTGGCCGGGCCGCCGCTGAGCGACGACGAGCTGCGCATCGCGAAGGAACCGCGCGGCGAGCGGGAGGCGGACCCGGCCGACGCCTGA
- a CDS encoding MAB_1171c family putative transporter — MNGPDYYIPAAALGIALAFKIPGMRRDWRDPLLRSVCALLVLGASTFFFAAPPTIAEVNRITGVPNISAPLVYCILSAFSASCLVLLVNWRGGPPEETRRISLRWMGAYSVVVVALIVLFALGDAPVERLRDLDTYYARTPYIREMIALYLAAHSVAAVGMTVLCWRWSLKVRGWLRGGLVVIVVGSLFNLAYGVTKSSAVGARWAGHDWDHLSTLAAPPLASVGALLSAVGFVLPLAGQRLSDSWHAWTAYRRLGTLWRELRSAAPDHSPSVRISWLSPVELRVTQRESDIHDGMLQLDPYFDRVLRTNAYDQAVAEGADPRQADAIADAAMVAAALRARAADPEGRIVRSAEAYTSVAAAGPRDLVRMSLALRHSPVVAAARLRTARSESGTL; from the coding sequence GTGAACGGACCGGACTACTACATCCCCGCAGCCGCCCTCGGAATCGCACTCGCGTTCAAAATCCCGGGAATGCGGCGCGACTGGCGCGACCCGCTCCTCCGGTCCGTCTGCGCCCTGCTCGTCCTCGGCGCGTCCACGTTCTTCTTCGCCGCGCCGCCCACCATCGCCGAGGTCAACCGCATCACCGGCGTCCCCAACATCTCGGCCCCGCTGGTCTACTGCATCCTCTCCGCGTTCAGCGCGTCCTGCCTGGTCCTCCTCGTCAACTGGCGTGGTGGACCGCCCGAGGAGACCCGCCGGATCTCCCTGCGCTGGATGGGCGCGTACAGCGTCGTCGTCGTGGCGCTCATCGTGCTCTTCGCCCTGGGCGACGCCCCGGTGGAACGGCTGCGGGACCTGGACACCTACTACGCCAGGACGCCCTACATCCGCGAGATGATCGCGCTCTACCTCGCCGCCCACAGCGTCGCCGCCGTGGGCATGACCGTGCTGTGCTGGCGCTGGTCGCTGAAGGTCCGCGGCTGGCTCCGCGGCGGGCTCGTGGTCATCGTCGTCGGATCGCTGTTCAACCTCGCCTACGGAGTCACCAAGTCGTCCGCCGTGGGCGCCCGCTGGGCCGGACACGACTGGGACCACCTGTCCACGCTCGCCGCGCCGCCGCTCGCCTCGGTCGGCGCGCTGCTGAGTGCCGTCGGCTTCGTGCTGCCACTCGCGGGCCAGCGGCTGTCCGACAGCTGGCACGCCTGGACCGCCTACCGGCGGCTCGGGACGCTGTGGCGCGAACTGCGCTCCGCCGCCCCGGACCACAGCCCCTCGGTGCGGATCTCGTGGCTCTCGCCGGTCGAGCTGCGGGTGACGCAGCGGGAGTCCGACATCCACGACGGCATGCTGCAACTCGACCCGTACTTCGACCGTGTCCTGCGGACGAACGCCTACGACCAGGCTGTCGCCGAAGGGGCGGACCCCCGGCAGGCGGACGCGATCGCGGACGCGGCGATGGTCGCCGCGGCCCTGCGGGCACGCGCCGCCGACCCCGAGGGGCGGATAGTCAGGTCGGCAGAGGCCTACACCTCCGTCGCAGCCGCGGGACCGCGTGATCTGGTGCGCATGTCCCTCGCCCTGCGTCATTCACCCGTCGTCGCGGCAGCGCGCCTGCGTACGGCCAGGTCAGAGAGCGGCACCCTATGA